ATATAAATAGAGTAATATTGAATATAGAAGGAGTGACAAACATGCCAGAAGCAGTTGAAACATTAGATGGATGGTATTGTTTACATGATTTTCGTAAAGTAGATTGGGCAAAATGGAAGAAAGCATCTAGTGAAGAGCGCGAACAAGCTTTAAGCGAACTGAATCATATGATGGCAGCTTGGGAAGATATCGAATCGGACAAGATAGGTAGCTTCGGTTTTTACATGATTGTCGGCCACAAAGCGGATTTAATGTTCTTGAATGCTCGCCCGACTATGGAAGAACTTACTGAACTAGAATCATCATTGAATAAATCAAAAATGGCGGAGTTCCTTACTCAATCGTATTCATACATCTCAGTAGTTGAATTATCGACATATATGGCTTATGGGAAAGATCCTGACACTGACCCAGAACTTCAGGCCCGTCTTAAGCCGATTTTCCCTAAATGGGATCACGTTTGCTTCTACCCTATGGACAAACGTCGCTTAGGAGAAGATAACTGGTATATGGAATCAAAAGATGAACGAGGCAAACTGATGTATGCGCACGGCCAAACAGGACGTAAATATGCTGGTAAGGTTCGTCAAATGATTACTGGTAGCCAAGGTTTAGACGACTGGGAATGGGGCGTAACATTATTCGCACATGACCCGTTACAATTCAAAAAACTAATCTATGAAATGCGCTTCGACGAAGTAAGTGCGCGCTTCGCGGACTTCGGTTCTTTCTATGTGGGCCACCGCAGAGATCGCGAAGAGCTTGAAAAAGTATTACACGTATAATATGTTAAAAGATCCTGTGTGAACGAAAACACAGGATCTTTTTTAAAATTAAACTTTATTCAGGTGTGTATCTTTAAAATCTGTAGGATATTTAAGTCCATAGCCTATCATTCTATCCATACCGATATGGGCAGCCAAAATCAACCCTATGGCTAATACAGCATCGACCGCTCCAAAATACCCAACTCCAATTAACAAAATCGCTAGAGTGTAAGTATGAACCAAGTTATAACACATAGCTCCTACACTATTATTGAAGATATAGCCCAACATGGAAAGATCGGGTGTGAACAATAGTATTAAAAACAACAACCAACTATACTCCATTTGATAATAGACAAAAACACTTACAGCTAGAATGAATAACCCTTCTAAATGAAGAAGTGACTTAACCAACACTTCTCCTCCTTTCAAGAATGCACTTATTTTTTACTAATCTGATCGACGATACTCGCATTGCGGATGATCATCCAAGAAAGGATAAGCGTCACACCTATGACATAAGCAAGGTATTCAGGTTGATAGTTCGGTCCAAAAATATTCATATTAATTACGAACTCTCCTACATTCAATAGTATTGGTTCTATGAAGAGCATTGCGATAGCTACTGCAAAGATAAGCCCTCCGATTAAGAAACCAAACCTGAAGAAAATCATACCAATTAGAAGGCTCGAAGATAGAATCAGTGAATAAATCATCATTTCATAACCCAACGTACTTAGTAAAGGCAAACTCTCTTCTAGCTCACCATTGAATGTGAAGATCTCGAAGTTCCCTACACCCAAACCTTGCTGCAATTGCATAATCCCCCATGTAGTCGTTTGGCTGATTATTGTCATCACAATAGCAAACAAAATTATATATACTAGCACCGATACAAAATAAGTATGACGAGTAGATCCTAACTTAATAATATAAGGAAATGTTTCTTTTACTAGCATTATCCCGAATATGACAGTGAAAATAACGGCTGGCAATACTGTTGTCATCATGATGGTTGAGTTTGGAGTGTAGCTTGCCAAAAGTAAGAAAGCAGCTATAAACAACAAGTAAATCGACCAAAAAATCACTATAGAATTCAAGGTATCTTTTGCCATGAAATAAAGGTTAGCTTTCACATTATGAAACATGGTTCGTCACCTCTTCTTTCGTTAAATGTACAAACAACTCCTGAATGGAGCAGTGTTCTGTTTTCAAGCCTAT
Above is a window of Halalkalibacillus sediminis DNA encoding:
- the hemQ gene encoding hydrogen peroxide-dependent heme synthase encodes the protein MPEAVETLDGWYCLHDFRKVDWAKWKKASSEEREQALSELNHMMAAWEDIESDKIGSFGFYMIVGHKADLMFLNARPTMEELTELESSLNKSKMAEFLTQSYSYISVVELSTYMAYGKDPDTDPELQARLKPIFPKWDHVCFYPMDKRRLGEDNWYMESKDERGKLMYAHGQTGRKYAGKVRQMITGSQGLDDWEWGVTLFAHDPLQFKKLIYEMRFDEVSARFADFGSFYVGHRRDREELEKVLHV
- a CDS encoding DUF4260 domain-containing protein, whose product is MVKSLLHLEGLFILAVSVFVYYQMEYSWLLFLILLFTPDLSMLGYIFNNSVGAMCYNLVHTYTLAILLIGVGYFGAVDAVLAIGLILAAHIGMDRMIGYGLKYPTDFKDTHLNKV